In Mytilus edulis chromosome 6, xbMytEdul2.2, whole genome shotgun sequence, the following proteins share a genomic window:
- the LOC139526538 gene encoding uncharacterized protein, whose amino-acid sequence MVRENGITNAGFIYFNWTSCKREAGSADRNCIGTRTRQVRFVNDTTGRILNKTVETEACNLTTSVIDGGYSAWTEWEDCSGNCNGKTNRSRTCHNPTPCNGGNDCQILGADTLEKQCGPVDGQWGSWESWETCINPNPDPWDIHGIGTHIRRRYCNDNAPICGGADCIGPDTDSENCTVITDLKILHYHWGFCEPEDGAKDQTCAGTRSRLVQLFNYRTREVLNKTTETEACSITLSVTDGGYTTWTAWADCSGDCNAMTSKTRICNNPTPCNGGKDCHDLGADRLEKQCGPVDGQWGTWGSWGSCSYPGSASIYGTGTHIRRRYCNETAPMCGGDDCIGPSSDSGNCRVVPPCLTPKILDERYLRKDSPMVIYTSARVEIYPLTRNNCTQSNILFNFWNLFLIDSTNGNETQIGDMTYTLNFRINSGAGLYRLYIKIGYPRNMLYWMEESMYIQIVHPPPHASIRGGDGRTIGKGLIDFDSSSVSYNLINGPGDPSGLTFQWKCLNFVTNSLYTLIKLNIDQLNAFNDQIKEEETKWYQTGFTTFVEEQVPWIDASVLYQRIKYYGNTYTNCSVADAFYVKIVFDNSTDSNVTTQQYFELVQLTQILNIKYIKDMQKNPNSTKDKTDVFPLPSYDTLVKNELLTFLDVLFDASELLSYTTNFYSMLSSSYLTLQSIMQLQHLDGLPPSADTNFFNDLTIWLKTAKRGIDISYQIQEVLETFDNYLKYVNHGLNLTDFIGIDGFILMSIDSSRNCWLDFLTEITGGFTEINSYDWFDMKEKERFYTDWIENELLNSSSCPGFVGSVNGTGSLNVSEVDVDTGMGYVLIVRVDFEGSVSYFTQFAQSVNGTPPLIEVECRFNCMKKTALTSIMSLKSSCPFCTVDQLRGAIFWWNVKDFDTLTRSAHDNKNWQQWMLSEENRRQFVMKADVLTANTGYLIEAYLQLSSGTVSMAIWSVTTNILPYGGSCEIENASRVEEENYITLKPGLEVDYYTIAVRVQIFDIFVDFSECAVDPGKVYPKYSAMVSSSISAYLTTAGENIDYYYNSGNVKQVAMNTEVAATSVTDLKLPVTIFDTDPSDWVNLGVETSSNGTVENLTFDDLWNKYENPDLGDVVANNEIMSVIISSFYNKI is encoded by the exons ACCGGAACTGTATTGGGACACGGACTCGACAAGTACGCTTTGTCAACGACACAACTGGAAggattttaaataaaacagttgAAACAGAAGCATGTAATCTGACAACGT CTGTAATAGATGGTGGATATTCCGCATGGACTGAATGGGAGGATTGTTCCGGAAACTGTAACGGAAAGACAAATAGGAGTAGGACTTGTCACAATCCTACACCATGTAATGGCGGGAACGATTGTCAAATCCTTGGCGCAGATACACTTGAAAAACAGTGTG GTCCTGTTGATGGGCAATGGGGTAGTTGGGAATCATGGGAAACTTGCATTAATCCTAATCCTGATCCATGGGACATACATGGAATTGGTACTCATATACGCCGACGATATTGTAACGATAACGCCCCAATTTGTGGTGGAGCTGACTGCATAGGGCCGGACACTGATTCAGAAAACTGCACAG TTATTACCGATTTAAAAATTCTACATTATCATTGGGGTTTCTGTGAACCAGAGGATGGAGCTAAAGACCAAACATGTGCTGGGACACGCAGTCGACTAGTGCAGCTGTTCAATTATAGAACTAGGgaagttttaaataaaacaacagaaacGGAAGCATGTTCTATAACATTGT CTGTAACTGATGGTGGATATACCACGTGGACTGCATGGGCTGACTGTTCTGGCGACTGTAATGCAATGACAAGCAAGACCCGGATATGTAACAATCCTACACCATGTAATGGCGGGAAAGATTGTCATGACCTCGGCGCGGATAGACTTGAAAAGCAGTGTG GTCCTGTTGATGGACAATGGGGTACTTGGGGATCATGGGGATCGTGTAGCTATCCTGGTTCGGCGTCAATATACGGAACTGGTACCCATATACGCCGACGATATTGTAACGAGACTGCGCCAATGTGTGGAGGAGATGACTGTATAGGGCCGAGCTCAGATTCTGGAAACTGCAGAG tGGTTCCTCCATGTTTGACGCCTAAAATACTAGATGAAAGATACTTACGAAAAGACTCTCCAATGGTTATTTACACATCAGCTCGCGTAGAAATTTATCCATTAACTAGGAACAATTGTACCCAATCAAACATTCTTTTTAACTTCTGGAATCTATTCCTGATTGATTCGACAAATGGAAACGAGACTCAGATCGGTGATATGACGTATACATTGAATTTCCGAATAAATTCTGGAGCAGGATTGTACAGATTATATATAAAGATAGGATACCCTCGGAACATGCTTTACTGGATGGAAGAATCAATGTATATACAGATTGTTCATCCTCCACCTCATGCTTCTATCAGAGGAGGGGATGGCAGAACTATTGGTAAAGGGTTAATTGACTTTGATTCGTCTTCAGTCTCTTACAATTTGATTAATGGTCCAGGGGATCCGTCAGGGTTGACGTTTCAgtggaaatgtttaaattttgtgACCAACTCGCTGTACACGTTGATTAAGTTGAATATTGACCAATTAAACGCATTCAACGACCAAATTAAGGAAGAAGAAACAAAATGGTATCAGACCGGTTTTACAACCTTTGTTGAGGAACAAGTACCTTGGATTGATGCTTCTGTGTTGTACCAACGAATTAAATATTATGGAAATACCTATACCAATTGTTCCGTTGCTGAtgctttttatgtcaaaattGTCTTCGATAATAGCACTGACAGTAACGTGACAACACAGCAATATTTCGAACTTGTCCAATTAACTCagattttaaatatcaaatacattAAAGACATGCAAAAGAATCCGAATTCGACGAAAGATAAAACCGACGTTTTTCCTTTACCGAGTTATGATACACTGGTTAAGAAtgaattattgacatttttagacGTATTGTTTGACGCGTCTGAACTTCTTTCTTATACGACAAACTTCTACAGTATGTTATCATCTAGTTACCTTACACTTCAGAGTATAATGCAGCTCCAACATTTGGACGGACTACCACCGTCGGCAGACACAAATTTCTTCAATGATTTAACAATATGGCTCAAGACAGCTAAGCGAGGAATAGATATATCTTATCAAATACAGGAAGTTTTAGAgacttttgataactatctaaaATATGTTAATCATGGATTGAACTTGACAGATTTCATTGGTATAGATGGTTTTATTTTAATGAGCATAGATAGTTCGAGAAATTGTTGGCTAGACTTTCTTACTGAAATTACAGGAGGATTTACAGAAATCAATTCTTACGATTGGTTTGATATGAAAGAAAAGGAACGTTTTTATACAGATTGGATTGAAAATGAACTTTTGAATTCGAGTTCATGTCCAGGGTTTGTTGGGTCGGTTAATGGAACTGGTAGTCTAAACGTGTCTGAGGTGGATGTAGATACCGGCATGGGATATGTGTTGATTGTTAGAGTTGATTTTGAAGGATCTGTATCTTACTTTACCCAGTTTGCTCAATCTGTTAACGGAACTCCTCCATTAATTGAAGTAGA ATGCAGATTTAATTGTATGAAGAAGACGGCTCTGACATCCATTATGTCGTTAAAATCTTCCTGTCCATTTTGTACAGTTGACCAACTACGTGGAGCCATATTTTGGTGGAATGTCAAAGACTTTGATACTCTTACTAGATCAGCTCATGACAATAAAAATTGGCAGCAATGGATGTTGTCAG aaGAAAATAGGCGACAGTTTGTGATGAAAGCTGATGTATTAACGGCTAATACTGGTTATCTTATAGAGGCTTACCTACAGTTATCGTCAGGAACTGTGTCAATGGCAATTTGGTCAGTCACAACAAATATTCTTCCGTATGGTGGatcatgtgaaattgaaaatgcAAGCCGGG TTGAGGAAGAAAACTACATTACTCTTAAACCGGGATTAGAAGTTGATTATTACACAATTGCAGTCCGAGTTCAGATTTTTGACATATTCGTTGATTTTTCTGAGTGTGCAGTGGATCCCGGCAAA GTCTACCCTAAATATTCTGCTATGGTTTCATCTAGTATATCGGCATATTTAACAACAGCTGGAGAAAACATAGATTATTACTATAATTCAGGAAATGTTAAACAGGTTGCTATGAATACTGAAGTTGCTGCAACATCTGTTACAGATCTA AAATTACCGGTTACTATTTTCGACACTGACCCTTCTGATTGGGTTAACCTTGGTGTTGAGACGTCGAGCAATGGCACAGTTGAAAATTTAACATTTGATGACTTATGGAATAAATATGAGAATCCTGATCTAGGGGATGTTGTGGCTAACAATGAAATCATGTCGGTAATTATAAGTAGTTTCTATAATAAAATCTAG